One genomic region from Populus nigra chromosome 8, ddPopNigr1.1, whole genome shotgun sequence encodes:
- the LOC133701917 gene encoding uncharacterized protein LOC133701917, translating into MALSLSRPRHRSLSNPYLIHLFSSSSTTPSDDPSVSEPQQQQQQQQQQQQQQQKSSLSSYFNDVKASLKQQNPENRPNSPPSSKPTYSTNQSFSKPTSNIASFDEIRKNLSEFRLRSSDPPPREPNSAPSQEPSSQQQISFQELYKRNVLARSTGGSGTTQSGGINANQPISGRLTFDAIRESLRQMKGGGDNNNTAVGRGRVGELSFSSFKLKPGNENEPMNKSTIIGGTEGLPSAVFGREMEGEGSAKGEMSTEFVKMYSHGELGDKLRILRPKVKRGEKGWFTLKELNERLRKLREMEEKETESRVGGVSFRDLRESLVKLKASNDEKAIKNSVQRLNLMGQLRASNVTLQPPKKHLVEKYFHPDNMSSSEKMKIELARVRDEFKMSESDCGSARVQVALLTIKIKHLSSVLNKKDKHSRKGLIGMVQKRKKLLKYLRRTDWDSYCLVLSKLGLRDNPDHKTLTRQ; encoded by the exons ATGGCTCTCTCTCTTTCAAGACCCAGACACAGATCCCTCTCTAACCCTTATCTAATCCacctcttctcttcctcttccacAACCCCATCAGATGACCCTTCTGTTTCCGAACcccagcaacagcaacagcagcagcagcaacaacaacaacaacaacaaaagtcCTCTCTCTCTAGCTATTTCAATGATGTCAAAGCCAGTCTTAAGCAACAAAACCCTGAAAACAGGCCAAATTCTCCACCTTCAAGTAAACCCACTTACTCAACAAACCAATCATTCTCAAAACCCACAAGCAATATTGCTTCTTTTGATGAAATCAGAAAGAATCTCTCTGAATTCAGGCTTCGATCCTCTGATCCACCACCTAGAGAACCTAACTCTGCTCCCTCACAGGAGCCATCTTCTCAGCAACAGATCTCATTTCAAGAACTTTATAAAAGAAATGTCCTTGCAAGATCGACGGGTGGTAGTGGAACCACTCAATCAGGTGGTATCAATGCTAACCAACCCATTTCAGGGAGGCTAACATTTGACGCAATTAGAGAGAGTTTGAGGCAGATGAAGGGTGGTGGTGATAATAACAATACCGCGGTTGGGAGAGGCCGTGTTGGGGAATTGTCATTTTCGAGTTTTAAGCTAAAGCCAGGAAACGAAAATGAACCAATGAATAAGTCGACTATAATTGGTGGGACTGAGGGGTTGCCGAGTGCGGTATTTGGGAGGGAAATGGAGGGGGAAGGGAGTGCAAAAGGTGAAATGAGTACGGAGTTTGTGAAAATGTATAGTCATGGAGAGTTGGGAGATAAGTTGAGGATTTTGCGGCCAAAGGTGAAAAGGGGTGAAAAGGGGTGGTTTACGTTGAAGGAATTGAACGAGAGGTTGAGGAAGTTGAGGGAAATGGAGGAAAAGGAGACAGAGTCGAGGGTTGGTGGGGTTTCCTTTAGGGATTTGAGGGAGAGTTTAGTGAAGTTGAAAGCGTCCAATGATGAGAAGGCTATAAAGAATTCGG TTCAGAGACTGAATCTCATGGGCCAGTTACGTGCTTCAAATGTAACGCTGCAGCCTCCAAAGAAGCACTTAGTTGAGAAG TATTTCCATCCAGATAACATGTCTTCTTctgagaaaatgaaaattgagCTTGCAAGAGTAAGAGATGAATTTAAAATGTCAGAGTCAGACTGTGGATCTGCACGTGTTCAAG TGGCACTACTGACAATTAAGATCAAGCATCTGTCTTCGGTTCTGAACAAGAAG GATAAGCATTCTCGGAAGGGTCTTATAGGGATGGTTCAAAAGAGGAAGAAGCTGTTGAAGTATCTCCGGAGGACTGACTGGGATTCTTACTGCCTTGTTCTTTCAAAACTTGGTCTCCGAGACAATCCAGATCACAAGACCTTGACTAGACAATAA